In bacterium, the following are encoded in one genomic region:
- a CDS encoding DUF669 domain-containing protein, with amino-acid sequence MSNQPPVDSTDLSVYDADYAAADVQPNQFDEVPDGKYQAKVEKVELVRTQNGAPMLKWHLRVLGPQQRGRMMFRNNVMASSENIKFLKADLLACGLELGKLSDLPGRLGELLDVALEVTKKTRGEYANVYINKRIVLDNPDADYQSTAKGPLSAF; translated from the coding sequence ATGTCGAACCAACCCCCCGTCGATTCCACTGATCTCTCCGTTTACGACGCCGACTACGCGGCCGCCGATGTGCAGCCCAACCAGTTCGACGAAGTCCCGGACGGGAAGTACCAGGCCAAGGTTGAGAAGGTCGAACTCGTCCGCACGCAGAACGGCGCGCCCATGCTCAAATGGCACCTGCGCGTGCTCGGCCCGCAGCAACGCGGTCGCATGATGTTCCGAAACAACGTCATGGCGTCGAGCGAGAACATCAAGTTCCTCAAGGCCGACCTGCTCGCCTGCGGCCTCGAACTCGGCAAGCTCTCCGATCTGCCCGGGCGTCTCGGTGAACTGCTGGACGTGGCCCTCGAAGTCACGAAGAAGACGCGCGGCGAGTACGCCAACGTGTACATCAACAAGCGCATCGTCCTGGACAATCCGGACGCGGACTATCAGAGCACGGCCAAGGGCCCGCTGTCGGCATTCTGA
- the lexA gene encoding transcriptional repressor LexA: protein MREELTIRQRELLTYLERELKRHGRIPSLRSAGADLGISHAAVLQMLKTLEDKGYVRREGPYSRTVHLLNRAGESQAEHRSREIPIIGRIAAGLPIYAQQEWAGTVVVDAAMYMKPDLFALRIKGDSMREAGILDGDLVICEPRQFAEDGEIVVALIHSESATVKRFYLHRGQVELRPANKKLKPTFFRFDEILVQGKVIGVQRGPVVDIN from the coding sequence ATGCGGGAAGAATTGACGATCAGGCAGCGTGAACTACTCACCTACCTGGAGCGCGAGCTAAAGCGGCACGGCAGGATTCCAAGCCTGCGAAGCGCCGGTGCCGACCTCGGAATCAGTCACGCCGCCGTTCTCCAGATGCTCAAGACGTTGGAGGACAAGGGCTACGTTCGCCGAGAAGGCCCATACAGCCGCACCGTCCATTTGCTGAATCGCGCGGGAGAATCCCAGGCAGAACATCGGTCGAGAGAGATTCCGATCATCGGCCGCATCGCGGCGGGGTTGCCGATATACGCCCAACAGGAGTGGGCGGGTACGGTCGTAGTCGACGCGGCCATGTACATGAAGCCCGACCTGTTCGCGTTGCGCATCAAAGGTGACTCGATGCGCGAGGCGGGCATTCTCGACGGCGACTTGGTCATCTGCGAGCCGCGTCAGTTCGCTGAGGATGGTGAGATCGTTGTCGCGCTCATCCATAGCGAGAGCGCGACGGTCAAGCGGTTCTATCTGCACAGGGGCCAGGTCGAACTTCGACCGGCCAACAAGAAACTTAAACCGACGTTTTTCCGGTTCGATGAAATCTTGGTTCAAGGGAAGGTCATCGGGGTTCAACGCGGCCCCGTGGTTGACATCAATTAA
- a CDS encoding PD-(D/E)XK nuclease family protein, whose amino-acid sequence MISTYSMWSSFRNCRMACKLRYLDFLVALESDPNLRFGSAIHQFLECWHRHRDLAQVLDLIDRAYPNRAGDEDQQRDWHLATAIMQAYAGRYPSEEFAVVELEKKFEGEIVNPATAATSRSFLLAGKVDGIVRIGDEHFLLEHKTASLLDSGYLERLWTDFQITLYAWYVEQALGIRVSGVIYNILIKAKLQQSKGETEAEYEARRAELIAKSKTGKTTAQRRMPETDDEFQARLAIKYIEPGMFHREILYISRDRFAVLQAELWELTQNFLDARRRDVWYQNTSQCFQYGRPCSYFPLCRSDFSPLVRDNHYRIEPPHTELSDTSTTTSNTPVF is encoded by the coding sequence ATGATATCCACATATTCAATGTGGAGTTCGTTCCGCAACTGCCGCATGGCCTGCAAGCTGCGGTATCTCGATTTCCTTGTTGCCCTGGAATCCGATCCGAACCTTCGCTTCGGTTCCGCGATCCATCAGTTCCTCGAGTGCTGGCATCGGCACCGCGACCTCGCGCAGGTGCTCGACCTGATCGACCGCGCGTATCCGAACCGCGCTGGCGACGAGGATCAGCAGCGCGACTGGCACCTGGCGACGGCAATCATGCAAGCATACGCCGGTCGGTATCCGTCCGAGGAATTTGCGGTCGTTGAATTGGAAAAGAAATTCGAGGGCGAGATCGTCAACCCGGCGACCGCCGCCACGTCGCGCAGTTTCCTTCTGGCGGGCAAGGTCGACGGGATCGTCCGGATCGGCGACGAGCATTTTCTCTTGGAACACAAGACCGCGTCGCTGCTCGACTCCGGTTACCTCGAACGGCTGTGGACCGATTTTCAAATCACGCTGTACGCCTGGTATGTCGAGCAGGCCCTGGGCATCCGCGTCAGCGGCGTTATCTACAACATCCTCATCAAGGCCAAGCTCCAACAATCAAAGGGCGAAACCGAGGCCGAGTACGAAGCCCGCCGCGCGGAACTCATCGCCAAATCCAAAACCGGCAAGACCACGGCGCAGCGCCGCATGCCGGAAACCGACGATGAATTCCAGGCTCGTCTCGCGATCAAATACATCGAGCCTGGGATGTTCCACCGGGAGATTCTGTATATCTCCCGCGACCGCTTCGCGGTGCTACAGGCCGAACTCTGGGAGTTGACGCAGAACTTCCTCGACGCCCGCCGCCGCGACGTTTGGTATCAGAACACGTCTCAGTGCTTTCAGTACGGTCGCCCGTGCAGCTACTTCCCGCTGTGCCGCAGCGATTTCTCGCCGCTCGTCCGCGACAACCACTATCGCATTGAACCGCCCCACACCGAGCTTTCCGACACATCAACAACAACCAGCAACACGCCCGTTTTTTGA
- a CDS encoding AAA family ATPase has protein sequence MNESTQYLRGRVETLYFASSRYSAGRLKKNDGEEVSFAGNVVAAVGEQVILQGAWVNHPKYGKQFQADTLTHDLDLSVDGLAHYLANNPAFVGLGPVKARRIAQAFGKDFGRVIVENPDAVAKAGPITLEAAQNIRAEWMRHQVINAAATELSAFGLTHHQVRSLIDKYGNDAVAIITSDPYLIVRDLRGYGFKTVDAIARKVGIPKEFPPRVRAGILDCLDDALDQGHTWIEEADLIERANKLLVMDSLQSRDIIEMELSGLITNGALSCDSYDGRFLIARADIRTMEREVEQWLRGGDKDHPCVFDLLGVWQKVRDGELCPELNPRQRDAVVAALTHQITVISGGAGSGKTFTVGALTKLLDQHFIKVMLAAPTGKAAKRLEQVVGKEAFTIHRLLGFNGHEWSRGPDDPIDADVVIIDETSMVDLHLAWRLLRAIDLEKTAVVFVGDHNQLPPVGPGDLLRDMIHTGIVPGVVLTDVVRQAGELKENSTAILRGSVAKTSAHVDARGRRPWYCIDEFTDPWDVRRFIRDLYETVLADKLGYDLLDDVQLLTPKRKDILGVDELNIELQSLIQRKLYGVEAPAVPPGRRPPFLLHDKVIQRRNNYDLGIMNGAIGRVLELLPHGDLRVRFDNAEVTLCRAEGDLNDLQLAYALTIHQCQGSEFPCAVVIVHKSHSFMHSQNLFYTGVSRAKQTTIVIGDRWGVRNCATKKANDQRSTFLGLWRKDNEAASLKEALNE, from the coding sequence ATGAACGAATCGACCCAATACCTGCGCGGCCGCGTGGAGACGCTCTACTTCGCCTCGTCCCGATATTCGGCGGGTCGCTTGAAAAAGAACGACGGCGAGGAAGTTAGCTTCGCGGGGAATGTCGTGGCCGCCGTCGGCGAGCAGGTCATCCTCCAGGGCGCGTGGGTGAATCACCCGAAGTATGGCAAGCAGTTTCAGGCCGACACGCTCACGCACGATCTCGATCTGTCTGTCGATGGCCTGGCTCATTATCTCGCCAACAATCCCGCGTTCGTCGGGCTGGGTCCGGTCAAAGCAAGGAGGATCGCCCAGGCGTTCGGGAAGGACTTCGGTCGCGTCATCGTCGAGAATCCCGATGCCGTCGCCAAGGCCGGGCCGATCACGCTCGAGGCCGCGCAGAATATTCGTGCCGAATGGATGCGACACCAGGTCATCAATGCGGCCGCGACCGAGCTATCCGCCTTCGGCCTCACGCATCACCAGGTGCGCTCGCTGATCGACAAATATGGCAACGACGCTGTCGCAATCATCACGAGCGATCCGTATCTGATTGTCCGGGATCTGCGGGGCTACGGATTTAAAACCGTGGACGCCATTGCCCGCAAGGTGGGCATACCCAAGGAATTTCCGCCGAGAGTGCGCGCCGGAATTCTCGACTGCCTCGATGACGCCCTCGACCAGGGACACACCTGGATTGAAGAAGCTGATCTCATCGAGCGCGCCAACAAGCTGCTGGTCATGGACTCGCTCCAGAGCCGCGACATCATCGAGATGGAACTGAGCGGCTTGATCACCAATGGTGCTCTTTCCTGTGATTCCTATGACGGCCGCTTTCTCATTGCCCGCGCCGACATCCGGACGATGGAGCGCGAGGTCGAGCAGTGGCTGCGGGGCGGGGACAAGGACCATCCCTGCGTGTTCGACCTGCTGGGCGTCTGGCAGAAGGTCCGGGACGGCGAACTCTGTCCCGAATTAAATCCACGACAACGCGACGCCGTCGTCGCCGCGCTCACGCACCAGATCACCGTGATTTCCGGCGGCGCGGGCAGCGGCAAGACCTTCACCGTAGGCGCACTGACGAAGCTGCTGGACCAGCATTTCATCAAGGTCATGCTCGCCGCACCGACCGGCAAAGCCGCCAAGCGCCTCGAACAGGTTGTCGGCAAAGAGGCGTTCACGATCCATCGCCTTCTCGGTTTCAACGGCCATGAGTGGTCGCGCGGCCCCGACGACCCCATCGACGCCGATGTCGTCATCATTGACGAGACCTCGATGGTGGACCTGCACCTGGCGTGGCGTCTGCTTCGCGCCATCGACCTTGAGAAAACCGCCGTCGTATTTGTCGGCGATCACAACCAGCTTCCGCCGGTCGGCCCCGGCGATTTGCTACGTGACATGATCCATACGGGCATCGTGCCTGGCGTCGTGCTGACCGACGTGGTTCGACAGGCCGGTGAACTCAAGGAAAACAGCACAGCGATCCTGCGGGGGAGCGTCGCCAAGACCTCGGCTCACGTCGATGCGCGTGGTCGCCGCCCCTGGTATTGCATCGACGAGTTCACAGACCCGTGGGATGTGCGGCGGTTTATTCGGGATCTGTATGAGACGGTCCTGGCCGACAAGCTCGGCTATGACCTGCTGGACGACGTTCAACTCCTGACACCCAAGCGCAAGGACATCCTGGGCGTCGACGAATTGAACATCGAACTGCAGAGTCTGATTCAGCGGAAGCTCTACGGCGTCGAGGCGCCCGCCGTTCCACCAGGACGCAGGCCGCCGTTTCTCCTCCACGACAAAGTCATCCAGCGCCGCAACAACTATGACCTCGGCATCATGAATGGAGCCATCGGGCGCGTTCTGGAATTGCTGCCCCACGGTGATCTGCGCGTGCGCTTCGACAACGCCGAGGTGACCCTCTGCCGCGCCGAGGGCGATCTGAACGATCTGCAACTCGCGTATGCGCTGACGATCCATCAGTGCCAGGGCAGCGAATTCCCCTGCGCCGTGGTGATCGTCCACAAGAGCCACAGCTTCATGCATTCGCAAAACTTGTTTTACACCGGCGTCTCCCGCGCCAAGCAAACTACCATCGTCATCGGCGACCGCTGGGGCGTGCGGAACTGCGCCACGAAGAAAGCCAACGACCAGCGCAGTACGTTCCTGGGATTGTGGCGAAAAGATAACGAGGCCGCCTCCCTCAAAGAGGCGCTGAATGAGTAA
- a CDS encoding ATP-binding protein, producing the protein MILPKEKSKPKTELSEFTIFGYGMPKIGKTTFAAGFPDAVFLATEAGHNALSIFKVDLPDWEAFLEACRELAEGKHGFRNIIIDTVDNLWLLCRNHICAKNKIEHEADLAYGKGYALILGEFARVLMKLSMLPYGLVLISHATVQEIQTRTGTLHKIVPSLPEKPRKLILGMADMILFFDQDFIRADDGKQTIRRIIRTQPSPNYEAGDRTGRLPEVIDLDYRKFTEAFGRPAPTTANTNKKAQ; encoded by the coding sequence ATGATTCTGCCAAAGGAAAAATCGAAACCGAAAACCGAACTCAGCGAGTTCACGATCTTCGGCTACGGCATGCCCAAGATCGGCAAGACCACCTTTGCCGCCGGATTCCCCGACGCCGTGTTCCTGGCGACGGAAGCCGGACACAACGCGCTGTCGATTTTCAAGGTCGACCTGCCCGACTGGGAAGCCTTCCTCGAAGCCTGCCGCGAACTGGCCGAAGGCAAACACGGCTTCCGCAACATCATCATCGACACCGTCGACAACTTGTGGCTTCTGTGCCGCAACCACATCTGCGCGAAGAACAAGATCGAGCACGAAGCGGATCTCGCCTACGGCAAGGGCTATGCGCTGATCCTGGGCGAGTTCGCCCGCGTGTTGATGAAGCTGTCGATGTTGCCTTATGGCCTCGTGCTGATCTCCCACGCGACCGTCCAGGAAATCCAGACGCGCACCGGCACGCTCCACAAGATTGTCCCGTCGCTTCCCGAAAAGCCTCGCAAACTCATCCTCGGCATGGCCGACATGATTTTATTTTTCGACCAGGACTTCATTCGCGCCGATGACGGCAAGCAAACTATCCGCCGCATCATCCGCACGCAGCCGAGTCCGAACTACGAAGCGGGCGACCGCACGGGGCGTCTGCCCGAAGTGATCGATCTCGATTACCGGAAGTTCACCGAGGCCTTCGGGCGCCCGGCTCCGACCACCGCCAACACCAACAAGAAAGCCCAATAA
- a CDS encoding recombinase family protein, whose protein sequence is MRNGNSQGNGNGKAPNGVTPKVRCAIYTRKSTEEGLDQEFNSLDAQREAAESYIASQKSEGWVALTNRYDDGGFSGGTIERPALKRLLQDIEERRIDCVVVYKVDRLSRSLLDFTKIVETFERQGVTFVSVTQQFNTTTSMGRLTLNILLSFAQFEREIIGERIRDKIAASKRKGKYTGGMPILGYDVDRVAKKLIVNPKEAELVRHIFKRFVVAQSATLLARELNEQGRQTKSWTTAKGVVRPGQPWHKMHLYRLFNNRIYVGEIVHKDQVYPGEHEAIVPRDLFNKVQAILEENYRIRGNKARAKTPALLKGIIKCGHCGGSMGPSFTKKNGKTYRYYVCIQATKKGWDTCPVKNVSAGEIEGAVMAQMRAVFQSPELVAETCRVTRQKENEEIERLKSERFDLAGELPTASNPLRQRDINERIIEIDATVAAMQANPLSEQQVADALSNLDAVWDELFPAEQARIVSLLIERVVVSETGAEVVMRSDGLHSLVDELGDREERISVDG, encoded by the coding sequence ATGAGAAACGGGAACAGCCAAGGCAACGGCAATGGAAAAGCCCCCAACGGCGTGACGCCCAAGGTCCGCTGCGCGATCTACACGCGGAAATCGACCGAGGAAGGTCTCGACCAGGAATTCAATTCACTCGACGCGCAGCGCGAGGCGGCCGAGTCGTACATCGCCAGTCAGAAAAGCGAAGGCTGGGTCGCTCTCACGAACCGATACGACGATGGCGGTTTCTCCGGCGGCACGATAGAGCGCCCAGCACTCAAGCGCCTGCTGCAGGACATCGAGGAGCGACGGATCGATTGCGTGGTCGTCTACAAGGTCGACCGGCTTTCTCGCTCACTGCTCGACTTCACGAAGATCGTCGAGACCTTCGAGCGTCAGGGCGTGACGTTCGTTTCTGTGACGCAGCAGTTCAATACGACGACATCAATGGGGCGCCTGACGCTCAACATCCTTCTTTCGTTCGCGCAGTTCGAGCGCGAGATCATCGGCGAGCGCATCCGCGACAAAATCGCCGCCTCCAAGCGCAAGGGAAAGTACACCGGCGGCATGCCGATCCTCGGATACGACGTGGACCGCGTCGCCAAGAAACTGATCGTGAATCCCAAGGAAGCGGAACTGGTGCGGCACATCTTCAAGCGGTTCGTCGTAGCGCAATCTGCGACGTTGCTCGCCAGGGAACTCAATGAACAAGGACGCCAGACGAAATCGTGGACCACGGCGAAAGGCGTCGTCCGGCCCGGGCAGCCGTGGCACAAGATGCACCTGTATCGGCTGTTCAACAATCGCATCTACGTCGGCGAGATCGTCCACAAGGACCAAGTCTATCCGGGCGAGCACGAGGCCATCGTACCGCGCGATCTTTTCAATAAGGTCCAGGCCATCCTCGAAGAGAACTACCGCATTCGTGGAAACAAGGCTCGCGCCAAGACGCCCGCGCTGCTCAAGGGCATCATCAAGTGCGGGCACTGCGGCGGGTCGATGGGGCCATCGTTCACGAAGAAGAACGGCAAGACGTACCGCTATTACGTTTGCATCCAGGCGACCAAAAAAGGGTGGGACACCTGTCCGGTGAAAAACGTGTCCGCGGGCGAGATCGAGGGCGCGGTCATGGCCCAGATGCGCGCGGTGTTCCAGTCGCCGGAACTCGTCGCCGAGACCTGCCGCGTCACCCGGCAAAAAGAGAACGAGGAAATCGAGCGCCTGAAAAGCGAACGGTTCGACCTGGCGGGCGAGTTGCCCACGGCCAGCAACCCGCTGCGCCAACGCGACATCAACGAACGGATCATTGAGATCGACGCCACGGTCGCCGCGATGCAGGCCAACCCCCTGTCCGAGCAGCAGGTCGCTGACGCACTGAGCAACCTCGACGCGGTGTGGGACGAGTTATTTCCAGCCGAGCAGGCGCGCATCGTGAGCCTGCTGATCGAACGCGTGGTGGTGAGCGAGACCGGCGCGGAAGTGGTCATGCGGTCGGATGGCCTACACTCGCTCGTCGACGAACTGGGCGACCGCGAGGAAAGGATCAGTGTCGATGGATGA
- a CDS encoding DUF2924 domain-containing protein, which produces MKQETKVLKQIAQLPGLSFEELKERWRALNGSEPPAYNKPFLVKRLAYRIQELAYGGLSENAKARLDEIARENGMDELASLDRTTPRKKGMPVIGTRLVREWNGDRYEVTVVHNGFEYQGKTYRSLTAITKAITGTHWNGPAFFGLRRGSNGDGRK; this is translated from the coding sequence ATGAAACAAGAAACCAAGGTTCTCAAGCAGATCGCGCAGCTGCCCGGTCTGTCGTTCGAGGAACTCAAGGAGCGATGGCGCGCCCTAAACGGCTCGGAGCCGCCCGCCTACAACAAGCCATTCCTCGTCAAGCGCCTGGCGTACCGCATCCAGGAACTCGCCTACGGCGGCCTTTCCGAAAACGCGAAAGCGCGGCTCGACGAGATCGCCCGTGAGAACGGCATGGACGAACTGGCGTCGCTCGACCGGACCACCCCGCGCAAAAAGGGTATGCCGGTCATTGGGACGCGCCTGGTGCGTGAGTGGAATGGCGACCGCTACGAAGTCACGGTGGTCCACAACGGCTTCGAATACCAAGGCAAGACCTATCGGTCGCTCACCGCGATCACGAAGGCCATTACCGGCACGCATTGGAACGGGCCCGCATTTTTTGGGTTGCGCAGGGGCAGCAACGGGGATGGTCGTAAATGA